taaataaacagatattaagaatattatttactcatatatttaattttattttcagtggCTATTTTCATTCTTCCCCTGATTGCCGCCTTCCCACCCAAAGGTCGTGACTGTGAGGTGCACAATTGTGAGTTGCAGGATTATAAGCCAATTTGTGGCACAGATGACAAAGGTGACACC
The nucleotide sequence above comes from Calliphora vicina chromosome 1, idCalVici1.1, whole genome shotgun sequence. Encoded proteins:
- the peg gene encoding vasotab-TY2; the protein is MKLLALFLAMAIFILPLIAAFPPKGRDCEVHNCELQDYKPICGTDDKGDTKTFTNYCILKTENCLRNQNYQKTADGECP